A region from the Haemorhous mexicanus isolate bHaeMex1 chromosome 12, bHaeMex1.pri, whole genome shotgun sequence genome encodes:
- the TRAPPC2L gene encoding trafficking protein particle complex subunit 2-like protein yields MAVCIAVIAKENYPLYIRSVPTENELKFHYTVHTSLDVVDEKISAMGKALVDQRELYLGLLYPTEDYKVYGYVTNSKVKFVMVVDSSNTALRDNEIRSMFRKLHNSYTDIMCNPFYNPGDRIHSRAFDTMVNSMMMQVC; encoded by the exons ATGGCGGTGTGCATTGCCGTGATCGCCAAGGAG AATTACCCCCTGTACATCCGGAGTGTCCCCACGGAGAACGAGCTGAAGTTCCACTACACCGTGCACACCTCGCTGGATGTGGTGGATGAGAAGATCTCAGCCATGGGCAAAGCCCTGGTGGACCAGAGGGAGCTCTACCTGGGGCTCCTCTACCCCACTGAAGACTACAAGGT GTACGGCTACGTGACCAACTCCAAGGTGAAGTTTGTCATGGTGGTGGATTCCTCCAACACGGCCCTGAGGGACAACGAGATCCGCAGT ATGTTCCGGAAGCTGCACAATTCCTACACAGACATCATGTGTAACCCCTTCTATAACCCTGGGGACAGGATCCATTCCAG AGCTTTTGATACTATGGTGAACTCCATGATGATGCAGGTGTGCTGA